One genomic region from Pseudochaenichthys georgianus chromosome 15, fPseGeo1.2, whole genome shotgun sequence encodes:
- the jag1b gene encoding protein jagged-1b: MILRRGSVVAAFLLCFLAKVSEGSGQFELQILSMHNANGELLNGMCCDGTRTTADRKCTRDQCNTFFRVCLKEYQSRVSVAGPCSFGMGSTPVLGGNTFSFKSSVRNDKSRIVLAFSFAWPRSYTLIVEALDFKNETGGADGKLIEKASHSGMINPSPHWQKLTHNDRVAQFEYQIRVSCDEHYYGFGCNKFCRPRDEFFGHYTCDYNGNKTCLEGWSGLDCNTAICRQGCSTEHGSCKEPGGCKCLYGWQGQYCDKCIPHPGCVHGTCVEPWQCLCDTNWGGHLCDKDLNYCGTHQPCMNGGTCINTGPDKYQCTCAEGYSGANCERAEHACLSNPCSNGGSCSETSQGYECQCAPGWSGPSCTTNVDDCSPNPCNHAGTCQDQVNGFKCHCPSQWSGKTCLIDANECDGKPCVNANSCRNLIGGYFCECVPGWTGQNCDTNINDCKDQCQNGGTCKDLVNGYHCACPPGFAGDHCERDIDECASAPCLNGGRCQDEVNGFQCLCLAGFSGNLCQLDIDYCSPNPCQNGAPCFNLATDYYCACPEDYEGKNCSHLKDHCRTTTCKVIDSCTVSVASNSTPGGERYISSNVCGPHGRCRSQAAGQFSCECQEGFRGTYCHENINDCESNPCRNGGTCIDKVSVYQCICGDGWEGDHCEINIDDCSTNPCHNGGTCRDLVTDFFCECKNGWKGKTCHSRESQCDEATCNNGGTCHDEVDTFQCKCSPGWEGTTCNIAKNSSCLPNPCENGGTCVVTGESFACVCKEGWEGPTCTQNTNDCSPHPCYNSGTCVDGDNWYRCECAAGFAGPDCRININECQSSPCAFGSNCVDEINGYRCLCPPDRTGPHCHEETKNHCSVNGLVVLDGRRWDEDCNTCHCSNGKVVCTKMSCGLMSCHIGAKGPGGCPSGRSCVPIREDHCFVKPCVGLGECWRSNPPPRPTECHPSSSYQDNSCANITFTFNKETMPQSLTVEDVCKQLRRLYVVKNFSLEHSVSITCDPSFSASNEIHVCIAMEDHRLDRSPIKELTDRIFDLVSKGNGNNNNTIIAAIIEVRVPSPSKTDYLVPLLSSVFIVIWVLVLVSVLLWCMRRRRKQSNHNGPPATGAEDNTTNNVREQLNQIKNPIEKHSGLTVAIKDYESKNSIITKIRTNHPEGNEDDKERHLQKGRFAKQPAYTLVERDEKTPVSNSTSKNPNWTNKQDNRDLETANSLNRMDYIV, from the exons ATGATTTTGAGACGGGGCTCAGTCGTTGCTGCCTTTTTACTCTGCTTTCTGGCCAAG GTGTCAGAGGGATCGGGACAATTCGAGTTGCAAATCTTATCGATGCACAATGCAAACGGAGAGCTGCTGAACGGCATGTGTTGTGATGGCACACGGACCACGGCGGATAGAAAATGCACACGGGACCAGTGCAATACGTTTTTCAGAGTTTGCCTGAAGGAATACCAGTCCAGAGTTTCTGTTGCAGGGCCCTGCAGCTTCGGAATGGGATCTACGCCTGTCCTCGGAGGAAATACCTTTTCTTTCAAGAGTTCTGTCAGGAATGACAAATCGAGGATTGTTTTGGCCTTCAGTTTTGCCTGGCCG AGGTCCTACACTTTGATAGTGGAAGCCTTGGACTTCAAAAATGAAACCGGTG GTGCAGATGGGAAGTTGATAGAGAAAGCCTCTCATTCAGGCATGATCAACCCCAGCCCGCATTGGCAAAAGCTGACTCACAACGACCGTGTGGCTCAGTTTGAGTACCAGATCCGGGTCAGCTGTGACGAGCACTACTATGGCTTCGGCTGCAATAAGTTCTGTCGCCCGAGGGATGAGTTCTTCGGGCATTACACATGCGACTACAATGGAAACAAGACATGTCTGGAAGGCTGGTCCGGACTTGACTGCAACACAG CTATATGTCGACAAGGCTGCAGCACTGAACATGGATCATGTAAGGAGCCAGGTGGATGCAA GTGTCTGTATGGCTGGCAGGGCCAGTACTGTGACAAGTGCATCCCCCACCCCGGCTGTGTACACGGCACCTGTGTAGAGCCGTGGCAGTGCCTGTGCGACACCAACTGGGGCGGCCACCTTTGCGATAAAG ATCTGAACTATTGTGGCACTCACCAGCCATGTATGAATGGAGGGACGTGTATCAACACAGGGCCTGACAAGTACCagtgtacctgtgctgaaggcTACTCTGGGGCAAACTGTGAGAGAG CGGAACATGCCTGTCTATCCAATCCATGCTCTAACGGAGGGAGCTGTTCAGAAACCAGTCAAGGCTACGAATGTCAGTGTGCGCCAGGCTGGAGCGGCCCCTCCTGCACCACCA ATGTTGACGACTGCTCACCAAACCCCTGCAATCACGCGGGAACGTGCCAGGATCAAGTGAACGGTTTCAAGTGTCACTGTCCTTCACAGTGGTCGGGGAAGACGTGTCTGATAG ATGCCAACGAATGCGACGGCAAGCCCTGTGTCAATGCCAACTCGTGCCGCAACCTGATTGGTGGATACTTCTGCGAGTGCGTCCCTGGTTGGACGGGGCAGAACTGCGACACCA ACATTAACGACTGCAAGGACCAGTGCCAGAATGGGGGAACTTGCAAG GACTTGGTTAACGGCTATCATTGCGCGTGCCCCCCTGGCTTCGCCGGCGATCATTGTGAGAGGGACATCGACGAGTGTGCGAGCGCGCCGTGTCTGAACGGCGGCCGCTGTCAGGACGAAGTCAATGGCTTCCAGTGCCTGTGTCTGGCAGGCTTCTCAGGAAACCTCTGCCAG CTGGATATCGATTACTGCTCGCCCAACCCGTGTCAGAACGGAGCGCCCTGCTTCAACCTGGCCACAGACTACTACTGCGCCTGCCCCGAGGACTACGAGGGCAAGAACTGCTCCCACCTCAAAGACCACTGTCGCACCACCACGTGTAAAG tgattgacagctgcaccGTGTCTGTGGCGTCGAACAGCACGCCGGGAGGGGAGCGCTACATTTCATCCAATGTGTGTGGACCTCACGGGCGCTGCCGGAGCCAGGCCGCGGGCCAGTTCAGCTGCGAGTGCCAAGAGGGCTTCAGAGGCACCTACTGCCACGAGA ACATCAACGACTGCGAGAGTAACCCATGTCGCAACGGAGGCACCTGCATCGACAAAGTCAGCGTGTACCAGTGCATCTGCGGCGACGGTTGGGAGGGCGACCACTGCGAGATCA ACATCGATGACTGCAGCACCAACCCCTGTCATAATGGAGGGACATGTCGAGACTTGGTGACTGATTTCTTTTGCGAATGCAAGAATGGCTGGAAGGGAAAGACCTGCCACTCCC GTGAAAGTCAGTGCGATGAAGCCACCTGTAACAACGGTGGCACCTGCCATGACGAGGTCGACACGTTCCAGTGCAAGTGTTCCCCAGGGTGGGAGGGTACCACATGTAACATAG ccAAAAACTCAAGTTGCCTTCCCAACCCGTGTGAGAATGGAGGAACCTGCGTGGTGACTGGAGAGTCGTTCGCCTGCGTCTGCAAGGAAGGCTGGGAGGGTCCCACGTGCACCCAGA ataCCAACGACTGCAGTCCCCACCCATG CTACAACAGCGGGACCTGTGTGGACGGGGATAACTGGTACCGCTGCGAGTGTGCTGCAGGCTTCGCAGGTCCAGACTGCCGGATCA ATATTAATGAATGCCAGTCCTCCCCCTGTGCCTTTGGCTCCAACTGTGTGGATGAGATCAACGGCTATCGTTGCCTGTGTCCCCCGGACAGGACGGGACCCCACTGTCATGAAG AGACGAAAAACCATTGCTCTGTTAATGGACTTGTCGTCCTCGATGGTCGCAGATGGGACGAAGACTGCAACACCTGCCACTGTTCGAATGGGAAAGTTGTGTGCACAAAG aTGTCATGTGGCCTTATGTCCTGCCACATAGGGGCCAAAGGTCCCGGCGGGTGTCCCTCCGGTCGGAGCTGCGTCCCCATCAGGGAGGACCACTGCTTTGTGAAGCCCTGCGTCGGCCTGGGGGAGTGCTGGCGCTCCAACCCTCCCCCGCGTCCCACCGAATGCCACCCCAGCTCCAGTTACCAGGACAACAGCTGCGCCAACATCACCTTCACCTTCAACAAGGAGACCATGCCTCAA AGCCTGACCGTGGAGGATGTGTGTAAGCAGCTGAGGCGCCTGTACGTGGTGAAGAATTTCTCCTTGGAGCATTCTGTGTCCATAACCTGTGACCCCTCATTCTCAGCCAGCAACGAAATCCACGTCTGCATC GCTATGGAGGACCATCGGTTGGACCGTAGTCCTATTAAAGAGCTCACAGACAGGATATTCGACCTGGTTAGCAAGGGCAacggcaacaacaacaacaccatcATCGCCGCCATCATAGAAGTGCGCGTGCCAAGCCCCAGCAAAACGG ACTACCTAGTGCCCCTCCTCAGCTCCGTCTTCATTGTCATCTGGGTCCTCGTCCTGgtctctgtgttgctgtggtgcATGCGGCGCCGGCGGAAACAGAGCAACCACAACGGGCCGCCGGCCACCGGCGCCGAagacaacacgaccaacaacgtGAGGGAGCAGCTCAACCAGATCAAGAACCCTATAGAGAAGCACTCGGGCCTCACGGTGGCCATCAAAGACTACGAAAGCAAGAACTCCATCATTACCAAAATAAGGACAAATCATCCTGAGGGGAATGAGGACGACAAGGAGAGGCACTTACAGAAGGGCCGCTTCGCCAAACAGCCAGCATACACACTGGTGGAGCGGGACGAGAAGACGCCGGTCTCCAACTCCACGTCCAAAAACCCCAATTGGACTAATAAACAGGACAACAGAGACTTGGAGACAGCAAACAGCTTAAACAGGATGGACTACATTGTATAG